One Deltaproteobacteria bacterium DNA window includes the following coding sequences:
- the ispG gene encoding flavodoxin-dependent (E)-4-hydroxy-3-methylbut-2-enyl-diphosphate synthase, whose product MVVRHKTIAVQVGSVTMGGGHPVVIQSMTNTDTADVEKSAAQIQELADAGSELVRLTVNNEEAAQAIPLLKEKLLAKNCRVPLVGDFHYNGHTLLNKYPDCAEALDKYRINPGNVGFGETHDKNFKQMIEVALKYRKPVRIGVNWGSLDQSIANRLMDENAKRPNPKPANDVMVSAMVESALSSATMARDYGLAEDKIVISVKMSHVPDVIRAYTLLAERCNYALHVGLTEAGMGLKGTVASTAALACLLQQGIGDTIRVSLTPAPGASRTEEVYVCQNILQVLELRQFRPSITSCPGCGRTTNTLFQEMAQDMEKFFTAKLPEWKKKGYKGIEFLKIAVMGCIVNGPGESKHADIGISLPGNGENPKAPVFVDGEKVATLEGPELMTTFKKLVENYVDKKYGQIPLCHSGSGGKCHSGEGRNPVNFKKLDPRLRGDDK is encoded by the coding sequence ATGGTAGTCCGGCACAAAACAATCGCGGTGCAAGTAGGGTCCGTAACAATGGGCGGTGGGCATCCTGTTGTTATTCAGTCGATGACCAACACGGATACGGCGGATGTTGAAAAGTCGGCGGCGCAAATCCAAGAGTTGGCGGATGCCGGTTCGGAATTGGTTCGCCTTACGGTCAATAACGAAGAGGCGGCGCAGGCGATTCCACTTCTCAAAGAAAAATTGCTGGCCAAGAATTGCAGGGTGCCGCTTGTTGGTGATTTTCATTACAACGGCCACACTCTTTTAAACAAATATCCCGATTGTGCCGAGGCACTTGATAAATATCGCATCAATCCGGGCAACGTCGGCTTCGGCGAAACTCACGACAAAAATTTCAAACAGATGATCGAAGTGGCGTTGAAATATCGCAAGCCCGTTCGTATTGGTGTGAACTGGGGTTCACTGGATCAATCAATCGCCAATCGTTTGATGGACGAAAATGCAAAACGGCCAAACCCAAAACCGGCGAATGATGTCATGGTGTCTGCCATGGTGGAGTCGGCTCTTTCTTCGGCGACAATGGCCCGCGACTACGGATTGGCGGAAGACAAAATTGTGATCAGCGTCAAGATGAGTCATGTGCCCGATGTAATCCGCGCCTACACACTGCTTGCCGAACGATGCAACTATGCGCTTCATGTGGGACTCACCGAAGCAGGGATGGGACTCAAAGGTACCGTGGCTTCCACCGCCGCATTGGCCTGTCTTTTACAACAAGGAATCGGCGACACAATTCGCGTTTCTTTAACGCCGGCTCCGGGCGCTTCGCGTACGGAAGAGGTGTATGTCTGCCAAAATATTTTGCAGGTTTTGGAACTCCGGCAATTTCGCCCCAGCATTACATCCTGCCCGGGTTGTGGTCGTACAACCAACACGTTGTTTCAGGAAATGGCTCAGGATATGGAAAAATTTTTCACGGCCAAACTCCCCGAATGGAAAAAGAAGGGTTACAAGGGCATTGAGTTTTTAAAAATCGCCGTGATGGGTTGCATTGTGAACGGTCCCGGCGAATCCAAACACGCCGACATTGGCATCAGCCTTCCGGGAAATGGCGAAAATCCCAAAGCCCCTGTTTTTGTAGATGGAGAAAAAGTGGCAACGCTGGAAGGCCCGGAATTGATGACCACCTTCAAAAAGCTCGTCGAAAATTACGTGGATAAAAAGTATGGGCAGATTCCTCTGTGTCATTCCGGAAGTGGTGGAAAATGTCATTCCGGCGAAGGCCGGAATCCAGTAAATTTTAAAAAACTGGATCCCCGCCTGCGCGGGGATGACAAATAA
- a CDS encoding zinc-binding dehydrogenase, with protein sequence MKAVCIHQHGGPEVLKYEDIPDPVCGSEDVLVQLKATSINHLDIWVRQGIPGWKVPLPIIPGSDGAGVVVGKGELIKDLAVGDKVLIIPNISCGNCEKCVNGDDNLCPDYGIVGETCNGCDAEMISLPRRNVIPIPKGLNYEEAAAIPLVFMTAWHMLVTKALVKPEQFVLVLAAGSGVGSAAIQIAKLHGARVIATAGSEEKLAKAKELGAEFTINHYKEKISEKVKEFTEKRGVDVVVEHVGRATWEESLKSLANGGKIVTCGATTGAHVSVDLNYLFHKHQQIIGSTMASRGELFEILNMFRQKKLKAVIDKEFLLKEVAEAHRYIEKGSQFGKVILTI encoded by the coding sequence ATGAAGGCGGTTTGTATTCATCAACATGGTGGCCCCGAAGTCTTGAAATACGAGGATATCCCCGATCCTGTCTGCGGTTCAGAGGATGTTTTGGTCCAGCTCAAGGCCACCTCCATCAATCATCTTGATATTTGGGTGCGTCAGGGGATTCCCGGATGGAAAGTTCCTCTTCCCATCATCCCCGGAAGCGATGGCGCCGGCGTTGTTGTTGGAAAAGGGGAGTTGATCAAAGATCTCGCCGTGGGCGACAAAGTTTTAATCATTCCCAACATCAGTTGCGGTAATTGCGAAAAATGCGTGAATGGGGATGACAATCTATGTCCCGATTACGGCATTGTGGGAGAAACCTGCAATGGCTGTGATGCTGAAATGATCTCGCTTCCGCGTCGCAATGTAATTCCAATCCCCAAAGGTTTGAATTATGAAGAAGCCGCCGCCATCCCCCTTGTTTTCATGACCGCTTGGCACATGTTGGTCACCAAAGCGTTGGTGAAACCGGAGCAATTTGTTTTGGTTTTGGCGGCGGGTTCCGGCGTGGGTTCGGCCGCGATTCAAATCGCCAAACTTCACGGCGCCCGCGTGATTGCCACGGCAGGCAGTGAAGAAAAATTGGCGAAGGCAAAAGAACTGGGCGCGGAATTTACTATCAATCACTACAAAGAAAAAATTTCAGAAAAAGTGAAAGAGTTTACCGAAAAACGCGGGGTCGATGTTGTTGTGGAACATGTGGGCCGCGCAACATGGGAAGAGAGTCTCAAAAGTCTTGCGAATGGCGGCAAAATTGTTACATGCGGAGCCACAACGGGCGCCCACGTGTCCGTTGACCTGAATTATCTTTTTCACAAACATCAGCAAATCATTGGTTCCACCATGGCCAGCCGCGGCGAGCTCTTCGAAATTCTCAACATGTTTCGTCAAAAGAAATTAAAAGCGGTGATCGACAAAGAATTCCTTCTCAAAGAAGTAGCAGAAGCCCATCGCTATATCGAAAAAGGCAGTCAATTCGGAAAAGTCATTTTAACCATATAG
- a CDS encoding ChaN family lipoprotein, with amino-acid sequence MILSPREELLQIQKSLFRHNQKFIEESILIKEPGFDLYEKTYKRCVKNFEAIAPIEEMFQAIDKADIVYVGDYHTCNQSQRSFLRILKAMSRKKHEWILGLELLHKRHQKIIDSFMNDKISEPSFLKRVGLRKHWVFDLWENFKSLFDFAKYHAIPVFGIDAAAKGATISERDSASAKLIAQMAKLNPGKKIFIFIGDLHIAPPHLPKEVNAALKKLGLQKRELILYQNSESIYWRLVKQGLEDLVEVVRIDEKSYCRMHTPPVISQRSYLNWLEHEEGEIDYADPKHSFLELVDRISHFLKIDIGKEKDRIEVFTCGDLSFLDRIKESGRFSPEEFKSIKRQIINSESYYIPKLRFAYLSNLSINHAGEEAAHFIKHICSGEEKPRESFDALYANILHEALGFFGSKIINHKRKCYHEKDFQKLLTYFQNISPTAERRLEYETALVVQEAKKLESEGEAISDIGILSKRPDLFFTVSHALGYMLGDKLYYALLDNQISKTEMRHLFYDPWKGYGKPFQTYWSLLQKTQSTKIPKRM; translated from the coding sequence ATGATTTTAAGCCCCAGAGAAGAATTGTTACAAATTCAGAAGTCTCTTTTTCGCCATAATCAAAAATTTATTGAGGAGTCAATCCTTATCAAAGAGCCCGGCTTCGATCTCTACGAAAAAACCTATAAACGCTGTGTCAAAAATTTTGAGGCCATTGCACCCATTGAAGAAATGTTTCAGGCCATTGACAAAGCTGACATTGTTTATGTGGGCGATTACCACACCTGCAACCAATCCCAACGATCTTTTTTGAGAATCCTCAAGGCCATGTCCCGAAAAAAACATGAATGGATTTTGGGGTTGGAACTCCTTCACAAACGCCATCAAAAAATTATCGACAGCTTCATGAATGATAAAATTTCCGAGCCCTCTTTTTTAAAGCGGGTGGGTTTGAGAAAACACTGGGTGTTTGATCTTTGGGAAAATTTTAAATCTCTTTTTGATTTCGCGAAATATCATGCAATTCCCGTTTTTGGGATTGATGCCGCGGCAAAGGGGGCCACCATCAGCGAAAGAGACAGCGCCAGCGCTAAGTTGATTGCCCAAATGGCGAAACTCAATCCCGGAAAAAAAATATTCATATTCATCGGTGATCTTCACATCGCCCCGCCCCATCTTCCCAAAGAAGTCAACGCGGCTTTGAAAAAATTGGGTCTGCAAAAAAGAGAATTGATTCTCTATCAAAATAGCGAATCGATTTATTGGCGACTTGTTAAACAAGGGCTTGAAGATCTTGTCGAGGTGGTGCGCATCGACGAAAAAAGCTACTGCAGAATGCACACGCCTCCGGTCATCAGCCAGCGTTCTTACCTGAATTGGCTGGAACATGAAGAGGGAGAAATTGATTACGCCGATCCGAAACACAGTTTTCTGGAATTGGTCGATCGCATCAGTCATTTTTTAAAAATAGATATTGGAAAAGAAAAAGATCGAATAGAAGTTTTTACCTGCGGTGATCTTTCATTTTTGGATCGCATCAAGGAGAGTGGGCGTTTTTCTCCGGAAGAATTCAAATCCATCAAACGGCAGATCATTAACAGCGAAAGTTATTACATTCCAAAATTGCGGTTTGCCTATCTCTCCAATCTTTCCATCAACCATGCCGGTGAAGAGGCGGCCCATTTTATTAAACATATTTGTTCCGGAGAGGAAAAACCCAGAGAGTCTTTCGACGCTCTCTATGCTAACATTTTGCACGAAGCGCTCGGATTTTTTGGTTCGAAAATTATCAATCACAAACGCAAATGTTATCATGAAAAAGATTTTCAAAAACTTCTCACCTACTTCCAGAATATTTCTCCTACCGCAGAGCGCCGTTTGGAATATGAAACAGCGCTGGTTGTGCAAGAGGCGAAAAAACTTGAATCAGAGGGAGAGGCGATCAGCGATATCGGCATCTTAAGCAAACGCCCCGATCTTTTTTTCACGGTCTCTCACGCGCTGGGTTATATGTTGGGGGACAAACTCTATTACGCCCTGCTCGACAACCAAATCAGCAAAACCGAAATGAGACACCTCTTCTACGACCCGTGGAAAGGCTACGGAAAACCATTCCAAACCTACTGGTCCCTGCTACAAAAAACCCAATCCACCAAAATCCCAAAGAGGATGTAA
- the prpB gene encoding methylisocitrate lyase — protein sequence MNYSKTFRELLKKKPLVLPGAFNPLVGMSAKQAGFKALYLSGGALSASLGIPDIGLVTLTELAQHAYAIVRACELPLLVDADTGFGEAVNVYRTVQMLEGAHVAGLHIEDQVLPKRCGHLEGKLLISKEAMCEKIKAAVAGRKNRDFFIMARTDAHNVEGIESAIQRAKAYVKAGADGIFPEGLTSIKEFSEFAKAFPKTPLLANMTEFGKTPLIDVDQFDKMGYSIVIFPVTSLRLTMKAVEKGFLALKKEGSQKNLIEEMQTRSELYKLLNYDAYVALDKKTRYK from the coding sequence GTGAATTACTCCAAAACATTTCGGGAGTTGCTTAAGAAAAAGCCGCTTGTCCTTCCCGGCGCGTTTAATCCGTTGGTTGGGATGTCCGCTAAGCAGGCGGGTTTCAAGGCGCTCTATCTTTCCGGCGGGGCTTTGTCGGCCTCTCTTGGAATTCCGGATATCGGGCTTGTTACATTAACAGAGCTAGCCCAGCATGCTTATGCCATTGTGCGCGCCTGTGAACTTCCTTTGCTGGTCGACGCCGACACGGGTTTTGGCGAAGCCGTGAATGTTTATCGCACCGTGCAAATGCTCGAAGGAGCTCATGTGGCGGGTTTGCATATCGAAGATCAAGTGCTCCCCAAACGTTGCGGTCATCTGGAAGGAAAACTGCTCATTTCCAAAGAGGCAATGTGCGAAAAAATCAAAGCCGCCGTTGCAGGCCGCAAAAATCGCGATTTTTTTATTATGGCGCGCACCGACGCGCACAACGTGGAGGGCATTGAAAGCGCCATCCAAAGGGCCAAGGCCTATGTTAAAGCGGGAGCCGACGGCATTTTTCCAGAGGGATTAACCTCTATTAAAGAATTTTCCGAGTTTGCGAAAGCATTTCCAAAAACACCGCTATTGGCCAACATGACTGAGTTTGGCAAGACGCCGCTCATTGACGTAGATCAGTTTGACAAAATGGGCTACTCCATCGTTATCTTTCCCGTCACTTCTCTTCGTCTGACCATGAAGGCCGTTGAAAAAGGATTCTTGGCGCTGAAAAAAGAAGGGTCCCAGAAAAATCTCATCGAAGAAATGCAGACACGAAGTGAACTTTATAAACTATTAAACTACGACGCTTACGTCGCGTTGGACAAAAAAACGAGGTACAAATGA
- a CDS encoding citrate synthase (catalyzes the formation of citrate from acetyl-CoA and oxaloacetate), whose translation MTTPTQIPGYSPGLENVIAGLSAISKVDPAGDELIYYGYKVSELCEKSSFEEVCYLLLYGKLPNAAEFKEFQKKLLEERSVPGDLIQYLSNLPKKAHYMDILRSGASNLSHYDPQCESNEKEAELAKSIRLIAKTPVLLAGRIRAQRGEKPVAPHATLGFAANFLYMVTGKEPDADFAKALDASLICYAEHGFNASTFTARVIASTLSDLHSCICGAIGALKGPLHGGANEQAMYMLQKIGEPAKAEGWIKEQLAKKAKIMGFGHRVYKKKDARAPILKAFGWKLAQKLGETKWHEISNIVEKTMMSEKKLFPNVDFPAAPLYFLLNLPIEVDTPLFVVGRMPGWCAHVMEQRIGNRIMRPESQYTGPESRDYVPMGKR comes from the coding sequence ATGACAACACCAACACAAATCCCGGGTTATTCTCCGGGTCTGGAAAACGTTATCGCCGGACTTTCCGCCATTTCCAAGGTCGATCCCGCGGGGGACGAGCTGATTTATTACGGATACAAGGTCAGCGAGCTCTGCGAAAAATCATCTTTCGAAGAAGTTTGTTATCTCCTGCTTTACGGCAAACTTCCAAACGCCGCCGAATTCAAAGAATTTCAGAAAAAACTTTTGGAGGAACGAAGTGTCCCCGGAGATTTGATTCAATATCTCTCCAACCTTCCGAAAAAAGCACACTACATGGATATTTTAAGAAGTGGTGCCTCCAACTTGAGTCATTATGATCCCCAATGTGAAAGTAACGAGAAAGAAGCGGAGCTGGCAAAATCGATCCGCCTTATTGCAAAAACTCCCGTTCTTCTTGCAGGAAGAATCCGCGCGCAAAGGGGGGAAAAACCCGTTGCACCACACGCAACTCTCGGGTTTGCCGCCAACTTCTTGTACATGGTGACAGGAAAAGAACCCGACGCCGATTTTGCAAAAGCGTTGGATGCTTCATTGATTTGCTACGCAGAACACGGCTTCAATGCTTCTACCTTCACGGCGAGAGTCATCGCATCAACATTGTCGGATCTTCATTCCTGCATCTGCGGCGCCATTGGCGCTCTTAAAGGACCGCTTCACGGTGGAGCAAACGAGCAAGCTATGTATATGCTCCAGAAAATCGGCGAACCCGCAAAAGCAGAGGGTTGGATCAAAGAACAACTTGCCAAAAAAGCAAAGATCATGGGATTCGGTCACCGCGTCTACAAGAAAAAAGATGCAAGAGCTCCGATCCTCAAAGCATTTGGTTGGAAACTCGCCCAAAAACTGGGCGAAACAAAATGGCACGAAATTTCCAACATCGTCGAAAAAACAATGATGTCCGAGAAAAAACTTTTTCCCAATGTGGATTTTCCAGCGGCGCCTCTTTATTTCCTCTTAAATCTTCCCATTGAAGTGGATACACCGTTGTTCGTGGTGGGAAGAATGCCCGGCTGGTGCGCGCATGTGATGGAACAGCGCATCGGCAACCGTATCATGCGCCCCGAAAGCCAATACACCGGTCCGGAATCAAGAGATTACGTTCCGATGGGGAAGAGATAG
- a CDS encoding type II toxin-antitoxin system VapB family antitoxin: MNIPKQLLQEAVKVSGATTQTMAVVLGLEELIRRKRLETLLQLKGSGALGLSQRSLKRMRRR; the protein is encoded by the coding sequence ATGAACATACCAAAACAGCTTCTACAGGAAGCGGTAAAAGTCAGCGGGGCAACCACGCAGACGATGGCTGTCGTGCTGGGTCTTGAGGAATTGATCCGCAGGAAACGGCTGGAAACCCTTTTACAACTTAAGGGTTCCGGCGCCCTCGGTCTTTCCCAAAGGAGCTTAAAAAGGATGAGACGGCGGTGA
- a CDS encoding PIN domain-containing protein, with amino-acid sequence MIVLVDTSVWIEFFKKSSFAESAQLEMLIEERRVATCLPIRAEVLSGQMSSQNRLVVSQAFQSMHQLNPDWNKQETWEKIIEFAHLAWRNGFGIPGITDRMIALASKETGAALWTLDKKLKKLAETAGITNFEA; translated from the coding sequence GTGATTGTCCTTGTAGACACCTCCGTTTGGATTGAATTTTTCAAGAAAAGTTCATTTGCCGAATCTGCACAATTGGAAATGTTGATTGAAGAAAGACGCGTGGCTACGTGTCTTCCAATCCGGGCCGAAGTTCTCTCGGGACAGATGTCTTCCCAAAACCGCCTTGTTGTTTCTCAAGCCTTTCAATCTATGCATCAGCTAAACCCTGATTGGAATAAGCAGGAAACATGGGAAAAAATAATCGAGTTTGCACATTTAGCGTGGCGAAATGGATTTGGAATCCCCGGTATAACAGACCGAATGATTGCATTGGCTTCCAAAGAAACGGGCGCGGCACTGTGGACGTTAGATAAAAAACTGAAGAAACTTGCAGAAACGGCAGGGATCACCAATTTCGAAGCTTAA
- a CDS encoding nucleotidyl transferase AbiEii/AbiGii toxin family protein, translated as MTQSNSDFCLFHEDRPLFREAVLFTARESNFGTTLVEKDYYCSLLLSHLCKDAATSLVFKGGTCLSKVYADFYRLSEDLDFVISMKSDAIRSVRSKAAKPLCHLVDSIPETFPEMRIEDPLS; from the coding sequence ATGACACAATCGAATTCTGACTTTTGTCTGTTTCATGAAGATCGACCTCTCTTTCGAGAGGCGGTTCTCTTTACGGCTCGTGAAAGCAATTTCGGCACCACGCTTGTTGAGAAAGACTACTATTGCTCGCTCCTCTTGTCACACCTTTGTAAAGATGCCGCGACGTCGCTCGTGTTCAAGGGAGGGACTTGCTTGAGCAAAGTGTACGCGGATTTCTACCGGCTGAGCGAGGATTTGGATTTCGTTATTTCCATGAAATCAGACGCTATACGCAGTGTGCGTAGCAAGGCCGCGAAGCCGCTGTGTCATCTTGTTGACTCGATTCCCGAAACCTTTCCGGAAATGCGGATTGAGGACCCGCTCAGTTGA
- the groL gene encoding chaperonin GroEL (60 kDa chaperone family; promotes refolding of misfolded polypeptides especially under stressful conditions; forms two stacked rings of heptamers to form a barrel-shaped 14mer; ends can be capped by GroES; misfolded proteins enter the barrel where they are refolded when GroES binds), producing the protein MAKEILFQQDAREKMLRGVHVLATAVKATLGPRGRNVISEKSFGSPVITKDGVTVAKDIELTDKFENMGAQLVKEVASKTSDVAGDGTTTATILAEAIFTEGSKLVAAGHNPMGLKRGIEKAVDVVVGELKKLSKPTKDQKEIAQVGTISANNDSTIGTILAEAMEKVGKEGVITVEEAKGMQTTLDVVEGMQFDRGYLSPYFVTDPERMECVLENPLILINEKKISGMKDLLPVLEQIAKLGRPLLLIGEDIEGEALATLVVNKLRGTLQVSAVKAPGFGDRRKAMLEDIAVLTGGKLIAEELGLKLENVKIEDMGRAKRVTIDKDNTTIVDGAGKKIDIEARVKQIREQVKNTTSDYDQEKLQERLAKLVGGVAVINIGAATETELKEKKARVEDALHATRAAVEEGIVPGGGVAYIRTLSALENLKGINEAEQFGINIVRRALEEPARQIAINAGSEGAVVVSKIKESKGAEGFNADTGVFEDLINAGIIDPTKVTRSALQNAASVASLMITTEVAIAEKPKDEKNAPAMPHMPPDYGM; encoded by the coding sequence ATGGCAAAGGAAATTTTGTTTCAGCAAGACGCCAGAGAGAAGATGCTCCGCGGCGTTCATGTTTTGGCCACCGCTGTCAAAGCGACACTGGGACCAAGAGGTCGTAATGTTATTTCGGAAAAATCATTTGGTTCCCCCGTCATCACAAAAGACGGTGTGACGGTTGCCAAAGATATTGAGCTCACCGATAAATTTGAAAACATGGGAGCTCAGCTCGTCAAAGAAGTTGCCAGCAAGACATCCGATGTTGCAGGCGACGGAACCACCACCGCCACCATTTTGGCCGAAGCCATTTTCACAGAAGGCTCCAAATTGGTTGCCGCCGGTCACAACCCCATGGGTTTGAAACGCGGTATTGAAAAAGCGGTTGATGTGGTCGTTGGCGAATTGAAAAAGCTCTCCAAGCCAACCAAAGACCAGAAGGAAATTGCCCAAGTCGGCACCATTTCCGCGAACAACGACAGCACAATCGGAACCATCCTTGCCGAAGCGATGGAAAAAGTCGGCAAAGAGGGTGTCATCACCGTTGAAGAAGCAAAGGGAATGCAAACCACACTTGATGTGGTGGAAGGAATGCAGTTTGATCGCGGTTATCTTTCCCCCTACTTCGTCACCGATCCGGAAAGAATGGAATGCGTTCTTGAAAATCCATTGATCCTCATCAACGAAAAGAAAATCTCCGGAATGAAAGATCTGCTCCCCGTTTTGGAACAGATTGCCAAATTGGGCAGACCGCTTTTGCTCATCGGCGAAGATATCGAAGGAGAAGCGCTCGCAACTCTCGTGGTCAACAAACTTCGTGGTACACTGCAAGTTTCCGCAGTCAAAGCCCCGGGCTTTGGTGATCGCAGAAAAGCCATGCTCGAAGACATCGCCGTTTTAACCGGTGGCAAATTGATTGCCGAAGAGCTTGGTTTGAAACTTGAGAACGTGAAGATCGAAGATATGGGCCGCGCAAAACGCGTCACCATTGACAAAGACAACACAACCATCGTGGACGGCGCCGGCAAGAAAATAGACATTGAAGCCCGCGTGAAACAGATCCGCGAACAGGTCAAAAATACTACATCCGATTATGACCAAGAAAAATTACAGGAACGTCTGGCCAAACTGGTCGGTGGCGTTGCCGTCATTAATATTGGCGCCGCAACAGAAACCGAATTGAAAGAGAAAAAAGCCAGAGTGGAAGACGCCCTCCACGCCACACGCGCCGCGGTGGAAGAAGGTATTGTTCCCGGAGGCGGTGTTGCCTACATTCGCACCCTCTCCGCTCTTGAAAATCTCAAAGGAATCAACGAAGCCGAACAATTCGGAATCAACATTGTTCGCAGAGCACTGGAAGAACCCGCAAGACAGATTGCAATCAACGCTGGTTCAGAAGGCGCTGTCGTTGTTTCCAAAATCAAGGAATCAAAAGGAGCCGAAGGCTTCAACGCCGACACCGGTGTTTTTGAAGACTTGATCAATGCTGGTATCATCGATCCAACCAAAGTGACCCGTTCTGCATTGCAGAATGCGGCCTCGGTGGCGAGCTTGATGATCACAACAGAAGTGGCCATTGCAGAGAAACCGAAAGACGAAAAAAATGCTCCCGCAATGCCGCACATGCCGCCCGATTACGGAATGTGA
- the groES gene encoding co-chaperone GroES yields MAQLKIRPLQDRLVVRRLTEQEKTSGGIIIPDTAKEKPQEGEVLAVGNGKVLENGKVQPLDVKAGDKILFSKYSGTEVKIDGEEYIVIREDDVLGVIG; encoded by the coding sequence ATGGCGCAACTCAAGATTCGCCCATTGCAGGACCGTCTCGTTGTTCGTCGTCTGACGGAACAAGAGAAGACGTCAGGTGGTATTATCATCCCCGATACCGCAAAAGAAAAACCACAAGAAGGTGAAGTTTTGGCCGTGGGGAACGGCAAAGTTTTGGAAAATGGAAAAGTTCAGCCCCTTGATGTCAAAGCGGGAGACAAAATCCTTTTCTCCAAATATTCGGGAACCGAAGTCAAGATCGACGGAGAAGAGTACATCGTCATTCGTGAAGACGATGTTTTGGGAGTAATTGGGTAA
- a CDS encoding DUF507 family protein: MFLSEDRINHFSHLILNSLKSKGGMQMAVEERKVLTGIKQAIHEFGSFLDAIDAQIRHKVESLKRNVQEGSREWDILYRQYFEEELHKKGL, encoded by the coding sequence ATGTTTCTATCCGAAGATCGTATCAATCATTTTTCTCACCTGATCCTAAACTCCCTCAAATCTAAAGGAGGGATGCAGATGGCTGTCGAAGAACGCAAAGTTTTGACCGGCATCAAACAGGCCATTCATGAATTTGGCTCTTTTTTGGATGCTATAGACGCCCAAATCCGCCACAAAGTGGAATCCCTTAAACGAAATGTCCAAGAAGGCTCCCGCGAATGGGACATCCTCTACCGCCAATACTTCGAAGAAGAACTCCACAAAAAAGGTCTCTAA
- a CDS encoding DUF507 family protein has product MRVKSSQFEALAKHVIKQLHQKKLATFQKTDEELTELIVGLFQKNAAEEEKLIDDAKKLLEQNKKKIGLNIDEERALSMIKKQLAKERNFVL; this is encoded by the coding sequence ATGCGCGTTAAATCAAGTCAATTCGAAGCTCTGGCCAAACACGTTATAAAACAACTGCACCAGAAAAAACTGGCAACATTCCAAAAAACGGATGAGGAATTAACCGAACTAATCGTCGGTCTCTTCCAAAAAAACGCGGCAGAAGAAGAAAAATTAATCGACGACGCCAAAAAACTTCTCGAACAAAACAAAAAGAAAATCGGACTTAATATAGATGAAGAAAGAGCTCTCTCAATGATCAAAAAACAACTAGCGAAGGAAAGAAATTTTGTATTGTAG